In a genomic window of Zingiber officinale cultivar Zhangliang chromosome 9B, Zo_v1.1, whole genome shotgun sequence:
- the LOC122022423 gene encoding 36.4 kDa proline-rich protein-like yields MSSMAMVAALALVAFLAVCSADPVNIACGSCPSPRTPRTPGTPVTVPPVHLPPIIVPLPPVTVPPVLTPPVTVPPVTVPNPPVTVPPVTVPPVVRVPPVTVPPVIGLPPVVTVPPVTGGSPPTSRQGGCPSPPATTGSSTCPMMKLGVCLDVLGETIQIGDPAVECCAPLDGLTGVDAALCLCTTITAKMLNMNIVLPVALQFLANTCGKSIPPGYTCP; encoded by the coding sequence ATGAGCTCCATGGCCATGGTCGCAGCTCTTGCGCTCGTAGCGTTTCTCGCCGTTTGCTCTGCTGATCCTGTGAACATCGCCTGCGGCTCCTGCCCGTCCCCTAGGACACCTAGGACTCCCGGGACTCCCGTCACCGTGCCTCCTGTCCACTTGCCTCCTATTATTGTGCCGCTGCCGCCGGTCACCGTTCCACCCGTGCTAACGCCGCCTGTTACCGTGCCTCCGGTCACCGTTCCCAATCCCCCAGTCACGGTGCCCCCCGTAACAGTGCCGCCCGTCGTCAGGGTACCCCCGGTAACAGTGCCGCCCGTCATAGGACTGCCGCCCGTCGTCACGGTGCCCCCGGTAACCGGAGGTTCGCCGCCGACATCTAGGCAGGGCGGGTGCCCGTCGCCCCCAGCGACCACCGGAAGCAGCACATGCCCCATGATGAAGCTGGGCGTTTGCCTCGACGTACTCGGCGAGACGATCCAGATCGGAGATCCCGCCGTGGAATGCTGCGCCCCTCTGGACGGCCTCACCGGCGTCGACGCCGCCCTCTGCCTCTGCACCACCATCACGGCCAAAATGCTCAACATGAACATCGTCCTCCCCGTCGCTCTCCAATTCCTCGCAAACACCTGCGGCAAGTCCATTCCTCCGGGCTACACCTGCCCATAA
- the LOC122024606 gene encoding E3 ubiquitin-protein ligase RING1-like: MSSAAAAGSATEKRYFCHQCSRTFTATAADGTGLICAHCHGDFVEEFDLPYPDSNPNPSPDPDPDPDLRFSIDDSDAFSAIPSLLSALIDLAAAGPSPTVENPSADVEGSPNSPVSVLRGLLQTLSLGLPGAHEGRTFVGNIGDYFVGPGLEQLIQQLAEDDPNRYGTPPASKYSMESLQDVKITEGLLRSDESQCSVCLDSFETGVIGKTMPCRHIYHKECILPWLELHNSCPVCRYELPTDDLDYERRKLPQFNLVDQGTSSIGSAMDGEPEVEGSSSVQTRESGGNGDPLSETH, translated from the coding sequence ATGTCCTCCGCCGCAGCCGCCGGCAGTGCTACCGAGAAGCGCTACTTCTGCCACCAGTGCAGCCGGACCTTCACCGCGACCGCCGCCGATGGCACCGGCCTCATCTGCGCCCATTGCCATGGCGACTTCGTCGAAGAGTTCGACCTCCCTTACCCCGAttctaaccctaaccctagccCCGATCCCGATCCCGATCCCGACTTGCGCTTCTCCATCGACGATTCGGACGCCTTCTCCGCCATACCGTCGCTTCTCTCCGCCCTCATCGACCTCGCCGCTGCTGGTCCCAGTCCCACAGTTGAGAATCCGTCCGCCGACGTCGAAGGTTCGCCGAACAGCCCCGTATCCGTCCTCAGGGGCCTTCTTCAGACCCTTTCCCTCGGACTCCCCGGTGCCCACGAAGGGCGAACCTTCGTGGGCAACATTGGCGACTATTTCGTTGGCCCGGGGTTGGAGCAGCTGATCCAGCAATTGGCCGAGGACGATCCCAACCGGTACGGCACACCGCCAGCATCCAAGTATTCCATGGAGTCCCTTCAGGACGTCAAGATCACGGAGGGATTGTTGCGGTCGGACGAGTCCCAGTGCTCGGTTTGCTTGGACTCTTTCGAGACTGGCGTAATAGGAAAGACGATGCCATGCCGTCACATCTACCACAAGGAATGCATCCTCCCATGGCTCGAGCTGCACAACTCATGCCCTGTTTGTCGATATGAACTGCCCACGGATGATCTTGATTATGAACGTCGCAAGTTGCCTCAATTCAATCTAGTTGATCAAGGTACTTCGTCAATCGGGAGCGCTATGGACGGGGAGCCTGAAGTTGAAGGAAGTTCATCAGTGCAGACTCGGGAATCTGGTGGTAATGGGGATCCTTTGTCAGAAACCCATTGA